Proteins encoded in a region of the Methanobrevibacter ruminantium genome:
- a CDS encoding type II restriction endonuclease: MVKYASLGYESLDDYNQDFFGTLLETNHTYEFFVNWKKVFNNLEDYIIEISILNSLNKVELTKVEPHFREILRKYPNVLKVLPTILAIRDKRVDVLDIEENEFKVVDFSNEQFDVDEVVDFCKKSGLLDLFSKIDDLYSYLVGTEVGLDTNGRKNRSGHVFEDIVGELLAKKIKNHPEYRIAKEETIRFQRTKRWDYVIYHKNIPKYLFECNFYNGSGSKPIEVANAYVDLQNQINDSHLIFVWVTDGKGWRKMEKALKEASVGIDYIVNYNILSKSIDKILFK, encoded by the coding sequence ATGGTTAAATATGCATCATTAGGTTACGAATCATTAGATGATTATAATCAAGATTTTTTTGGTACTTTATTAGAAACTAATCATACTTATGAATTCTTTGTCAATTGGAAAAAAGTTTTTAATAATTTAGAAGATTATATTATTGAAATTAGTATTTTAAATAGTCTAAATAAGGTTGAATTAACTAAAGTTGAGCCTCATTTTAGAGAAATCTTAAGGAAATATCCTAATGTTTTAAAGGTGTTACCAACAATTTTAGCTATTCGTGATAAAAGAGTAGATGTTTTGGATATTGAAGAAAATGAGTTTAAAGTTGTTGATTTCTCTAATGAACAATTTGATGTTGATGAGGTTGTAGATTTTTGTAAAAAATCCGGATTATTAGATTTATTTTCTAAAATTGATGATTTATATTCTTATCTTGTTGGAACTGAAGTTGGATTAGATACAAATGGCCGAAAAAATAGAAGTGGGCATGTTTTTGAAGACATTGTCGGTGAATTACTTGCTAAAAAAATAAAAAATCATCCAGAATATCGCATAGCAAAAGAAGAAACTATTAGATTTCAAAGAACTAAACGTTGGGATTATGTAATTTACCATAAAAATATCCCTAAATATTTATTTGAGTGTAATTTTTATAATGGGTCTGGCAGTAAACCTATTGAAGTTGCAAATGCTTATGTTGATTTACAAAATCAAATTAATGATTCTCATTTGATATTTGTGTGGGTCACTGATGGAAAAGGTTGGAGAAAGATGGAAAAAGCCTTAAAAGAAGCTTCAGTGGGAATTGATTATATTGTAAATTATAATATTTTAAGCAAATCAATTGATAAGATTTTATTTAAATAA
- a CDS encoding DNA adenine methylase, whose amino-acid sequence MQYDLSNNPVFEAKPFLKWAGGKKQLIETIESKFPDEIKSSRKIEKYFEPFVGGGALFFYLMSNYQISEAYIYDINRELILTYDAIKNNPNELIEELKSLSEEYIPKSQDERKEMYLDIRQKFNDAIPDFDFKNYNDDYIQRAAYTIFMNKTCFNGLFRLNRNMEFNVPHGRYKKPLICDEENIRNVSQALQHTTIVCGSFLDSEDLIDDKSLVYLDPPYRPISDTSNFNTYAGNDFNDDSQRELGEYYKRISNKGAKAILSNSDPKNVDENDNFFDDIYAGYTIDRVYAKRSINSNASKRGAITEILVRNY is encoded by the coding sequence ATGCAGTATGACCTTTCTAACAATCCAGTCTTTGAAGCAAAACCTTTTTTAAAGTGGGCTGGAGGAAAAAAACAATTAATTGAAACCATTGAATCTAAGTTTCCTGATGAAATTAAATCATCAAGGAAAATAGAAAAATATTTTGAACCTTTTGTTGGAGGAGGTGCATTATTTTTCTATTTAATGTCTAACTATCAGATTAGCGAAGCTTATATTTATGATATCAATAGGGAACTTATTTTAACTTATGATGCTATTAAAAATAATCCTAATGAATTAATTGAAGAGCTTAAAAGTCTTTCTGAGGAATATATTCCTAAAAGCCAAGATGAAAGAAAAGAAATGTATTTAGATATTAGGCAAAAATTCAATGATGCTATTCCTGATTTTGATTTTAAAAATTATAATGACGATTACATTCAGAGGGCAGCATATACTATTTTTATGAATAAAACATGTTTCAATGGTTTATTTAGATTAAATCGAAATATGGAATTTAATGTTCCTCATGGAAGATATAAAAAGCCATTGATATGTGATGAAGAGAATATTCGTAATGTATCTCAAGCTCTTCAGCATACTACTATAGTTTGTGGCAGCTTTTTAGACTCAGAGGATTTAATTGATGATAAATCCCTTGTTTACTTGGATCCTCCTTATAGGCCAATTAGCGACACTTCTAATTTCAATACCTATGCAGGTAATGATTTTAATGATGATAGTCAAAGGGAATTAGGAGAATATTATAAAAGAATTTCAAATAAAGGAGCAAAAGCTATTTTAAGTAATTCCGACCCTAAAAATGTAGATGAAAATGATAATTTCTTTGATGATATTTATGCAGGTTATACTATAGATAGAGTTTATGCTAAAAGATCTATTAATTCCAATGCTTCTAAAAGAGGAGCCATTACTGAGATTTTAGTTAGAAATTATTAA